TGGTGGTCGGGGTCATTCTGCTCTTCCTGTTGATCTCGGGTCTGTTTTTCGAGAGCACCATTCTGGTCTTACTGCTCACGCCGATCTTTGTTCCGGTGATCAAGAGCGCTGGTGTGGATCCTGTACATTTCGGCATTCTGATGATGACGATCGTCACCTTTGGCTCCATGACACCACCGGTGGGTGTTGCGATGTTCACCGTGTGCAGTCTGCTGGATACGCCGATTGAAGACTATGTGAAGGAAAGCCTGCCTTTCATGCTGGCCATCCTGTGTCTGGTTCTGCTACTTCTGTTTGTGCCAGAGCTGGTCCTCTTCCTGCCTAACTGGGCATTCGGATAGCGATCAACACGCATTCAGAAAGAGAAAGTTGTGAGCCGCCGGGCCAATCAACCTGCCTGCGGCTCCTGTCTCTTAAAAACCTGTCTATTGTATTTCCTGACCCGAGCAATCAGAGCCGGGCCAATCAACCAAGAGTTACTGATATGACGTCTGAAATTTTCGATGCGGCAAAAGACACCGTCAAACGCCCCGGTTATGATCGTTCAAGGCTCAGTGTCCGCATGTGTCACATTGGCTTTGGAGCCTTCCACCGTGCCCATCAGGCGGTTTATACGGATCAGCTGATCGGCATGGAGAAAACCGATTGGGCCTATCGGGAAATCGAACTTATGGGGCCGACCGACCTCCTGTCGGGGCTTGCCGAGCGGGGCTATCTTTATACAGTGGTCGAAAATGGCGCCGAAGAGCAGGACGCCCGTATCGTTGGCTCGGTTATTGATCATCGCCACATGGCAGAAGTCGGACCGGCTGGCATCGTCGACGCCATCTCGGAGGATGCCATCGAGCTGGTATCGATTACCGTGACCGAAAAGGGCTACACGCTGGCGGCTAATGGCGGGCTGGATTTTGAAAACCCCATGGTGAAGGCTGATCTCGCCTCCCCTGAAGCCCCCAAAACGGTCGTCGGCACACTGGTTGCAGGCCTAGCCAAGCGTAAGGCCGAGGGTAAAAAGCCATTCACTATCCTTTCCTGCGACAACCTTCCATCCAATGGACACATGACCAAGCGTGCTGTTCTTGACTTTGCCAAGGCGGTAGATGCCGATCTTGCAGCCTGGATCGAGGCTGAGGCTCGCTTTCCCTCCACGATGGTTGACCGCATCGTTCCGGCGATGACCGAAGAAAGCCACAAGACTCTGGCCTCTTGTGTTGGCTATGCCGATCCTGCGGGGATCCTGTGTGAACCATTCCGCCAATGGGTCATCGAGGATGATTTTGTTTCCGGCCGTCCAGACTGGAACCTTGCAGGAGCAACCTTTACCAAGAATGTTCTGCCATACGAGAATATGAAGCTGCGCATGCTCAATGGCTCCCACTCTTTCCTTGCCTATCTTGGATATCTGGGCGGATACGAAACCATAGCCGATACAATGGGCGATGCCGCCTACAAGAAAGCAGCTCATGATCTGATGATGCTGGAACAGGCTCCCACGCTGGAAGCGCCTGAAGGGGTTGACCTCAGCGAGTATGCCGATGCCCTGATCGGGCGCTATTGCAATCCGAATATTCGTCATCGCACATGGCAGATCGCCATGGATGGAAGCCAGAAGCTGCCGCAGCGTGCGCTGGAGTCCATCGCCTACCACCTCAAGGCCGGAACACCTTATCCTCGCCTAGCCATGCTGGTTGCGGGGTGGATGATCTATGTGAGCGGCACAGATCTGAACGGCGAGCCAATCGACGTCAGAGATCCGTTGGCAGACAAGCTGAAAGACCTAGCGAACGGCAATGCGGTCGAGACAATCGTAACCGGTCTGATGCAACGCTCCGGCGTTTTCCCAGCGGAACTGGCCTTGAGCGCACCGCTCAAATCTGAAATCGAGAAAGCCTATAAGGCAATTCGCGAAAAAGGCGTCAAACAAGCTGTCGCCGAGTTGAGCTAGAAGGGTGTTCCATCTCATTAAAAAGGCCCGGACAAGCACCGGGCCTTTTTAATAGACCATTCAGCCTTCAAAACTCTTGCGCAAGAAAACACCTAGCGTCGGGGCGTTAATTCGTGGGCCAAACCGGTCCAGTGAAAAAAGAGCGGCGTGGCATTAGGAGCCGAAGGAGCATCATCACTAAAACCGGACAGCACCATCGTCGCGCGAATAACCCCTGCGTGGCAGACAAAAACCGGCAAGCAGTCATCGTCCACTTTGGCACAGCATTCGCTGATGGCTTTGTGGACTCTGAGTAACAGCTCTTCCCACTTATCGCCGTCCTTGGGCTCTGCATAGCGCGATGGCAGATCCTTGACCAAGTGCCCTTCATATTCGCCCCAGTTTCTCTCTCGCAAGTCATCATGAATTTCATAAGATCGCCCCGGAAATGCCAGTTTACAGGTATCCTGCGCTCTTGTTTTGGGGCTGACAAAAAGCACGGTCTTTTGCTCCCATGACAGATGAGAAAGCTTGGCGGCCTGCTCTCGTCCCAATTCCGACAAGGGTACATCGGTTGCTCCGGCAACAATGGCGTCTCTATTGGCCGTGGTCTGGCCATGACGGATCATGCAAAAGGTTCTTTTGGGCAACGGGGGAAAGGACATTTGAAACGCTTTCAGTGGGTTCTGGCGGCTCGAAAAAAGAGCAAGCAACATGATTTTTTGGCCCCTTGCGTAGGGTTTTAGCATCCAAAGGGGCTCGGGCGGCGGGGTTTTGGGGATGGTCTACCGCTCAACGGGATATTTGTCCAGACAGCAAGAGTTTGAGCTACGCCAAGATCAAAATGACGCATTTTGGGGGTATTTATCAAATGGCAACGAAGAACAATGCCTAGATATGGGCTTGGTTTACCAGATCAATATGAGCCTTGACGGCCAGATTCACTTCAACTGCCGAAAATCCGATATCCTGCATAAAGCCAAAACCGAACGACAATGCCAGGATTGTAACTGCGAGCTGCTCCACGTCAGCGGCCTTGGACAATTCTCCAGCGTCCTGTGCCGATTTAAGCAATTCGACATATCTGAGTTTACTGGTCTCCATAATCTTCATGAGAACAGTTTGCATGGTCTCGCTCATGCGAGACGCATCGAGCAAATCCTTATAAAGCTTGGAAAATGCCTCTCTGACCTCTAATCCGGCACTTCCTCCCAAAGAAGCCAATAATAGTGAAAGAGGTGATGAAGTTTTGATTTGACGAAGCAAATCAACCTTCATACGGTCCCATAAGCACAAGAATGCCTCTGCGCGTAAAGCATCTGCAGAGTCAAAATGATGATGGATTTGACCCGGAGAAGATGCCGTAACTTTTGCAACATTTCTTACAGTTGCTGCAGCCAACCCTTGGTGTTGAATAACATCAATGGCGGCTTCGACAATCTCGGAGCGTCTTTGCTCTTTAGGTAGGTAGGACATTGTATTTTCCAAAGCGACACATTACCCAATCCCCTTAAAAAGGGAATCGAGGCATTTGTTAAATAGTTCGCTGTAAAAATAAAATCAAACTGGACACTGGATCAATTTGGACATATGTACAACATCCGAACTGCCTGAGTATTCTGGCTTTGATCTGTGTTTAACCGTCATTCATATATCCTGCGGCACATATTGCGGTGGGAGTTCGATCCCTTTAAAGAGAATAGTGGAAGGCAATATGACCCATTCTTCCAGAAAACCCTTTCTAGTCTTTGCGATGGGCCTTGTATCCGGCCTTCTTTTCGCACCTGTCAGCAGCATGGCTCAGGGCGCAGGCCGTCCCCCAGCGATGGTTACGACACAGGAAATCAAACCGACAACAGTAACCATTACTGACGAACTACCGGGACGTGTTTCCGCTTATCGAACAGTGGATATCCGCCCACAAGTTGGCGGTATTCTGGAAAAACGCCTGTTTGAGCAAGGCGCGAACGTGAAAGAAGGACAACCGCTTTTCAAGATCGCCTCCGAGACTTACGAAGCTCAGGTAGAAAATGCAAAGGCTTCCTTGACCAGCGCAGAAGCCGCGCTTGATCTGGCCAATATCCAACTTGAACGCACCAAACAGCTGTTCGAGAAAAAAACGGCCAGCCAGCAAACCTATGACAGCGCTCAGGCCGAAGCCAAAAGCGCTCAGGCAAGCGTGGCTGCTGCGAAAGCCACTTTGAAAGCACAACAAATCAATCTGGATCACACAACGGTTCGCTCTCCAATCACCGGCCGTATCGGCGCATCATTGGTCAGTGAAGGGACGCTTGTTTCAGCCAGCCAATCTCAGGCTTTGGCCACGGTCCAGCAAATCGACAAGGTTTATGTTGACCTTCGCAGATCCGCTCTGGATCTGAAAAAGATGCAAAAGATGGCAAATCTTGCTCCAGACGATTCAGCGATGGAAATTCTGGATGCTGATGGTGAAGCTTATCAGCAAAGAGGCAAACCGCTGTTCACCGATTTGACCGTCGACGAAGCAACCGGTGACGTAACCGTGCGCGTTCTGGTCGACAATCCGGATCAAGAGATGCTGCCAGGCATGTATGTGCGCGCTCTTGTTCCTGTCAAAACCGTAGAAAATGCATTGCTCGTTCCGCAGCAAGCCATCATCCGCGAGGCAACCGGCGGGGCTCGCGTGGTTGTAGTTGATGGCGAAGGCAAAGCCAATTTCAAGGAAGTTGTTCTCGGTGATCTGGTCAAGAGAAGCTACATCATTGCCGAAGGCCTCGAACCGAATGCCAATGTGATCATTCGCGGCCAGACGCGTGTTTCTCAGGACGGCACTCCGGTCCATGCGACACCTGCAGAACAGCCCAAACAATAACGGGGATTTCTGATGCCTAGTTTTTTCATCGATAGACCCGTTTTTGCATGGGTCATAGCGATCTTTATCGTGCTTGGAGGGCTGCTGACCCTATCCATGCTTCCAGTCACGCGCTATCCCGATATTGCTCCTCCCAGCGTATCCATTCGTGCTACCTATCCTGGCGCGTCTCCGGAAGTGGTCAATGACAGCGTCGTCAGTATCATCGAACCGGAATTGTCCGGCGTCAAGCATCTGCTCTATTTCGAATCCACTGCCAACTCTTCTGGTTCCGCCACCATTACGGCAACCTTTGAATCAGGGACCGATCCGGAACTGGCGCAGGTCGATGTGCAGAACAAGATCAAGTCCATCGAACCCAGATTGCCCGATTCCGTTCAGCAAACGGGCCTGACCATCGAATCCTCCTCTTCGAGTTTCCTGATGGTCGTTGCCCTGACCTCACCGGACGGCACCCTGTCCGCTCTTGATCTGGGCGACTTTATGGAGCGCAATCTGGTCCAGCCGCTCAACCGGGTGGCCGGGGTTGGTCGCGTGCAGTCTTTCGTATCGAAAAAGGCAATGCGCATCTGGGTCGATCCGCACAAGCTGCTATCCTATTCGCTCTCTGTGTCTGACGTCACAAGCGCCATTTCAGCGCAGAATGTGCAGATTTCTCCGGGCCGCGTTGGTGCCGAACCGACCGTGGAAGGCCAGAGGGTTGGCATTCCACTGACGGTGGAAGGCCAGCTCAGCACGCCGGAGGAGTTCGAGAATATTGTCCTCCAATCGGATCAGGACGGCTCCAAGCTGACGCTGGGCGATGTTGCCCGTGTTGAGGTGGGAGCAGAAACCTATGCCTTTGTTTCGCGCATTAACGGTGCGCCATCGGCGGCCGCGGCCATTCAGCTGGCACCGGGTGCGAACGCCATGCGCGTATCGCAAGCGGTCAAGGATCGCATGACGGATCTGGCAAGTTCAATGCCCAAAGGCATGGAATGGTCGGTGCCCTATGACACGTCACCGTTTGTTGCTGTCTCGATCGAAAAGGTGGTCCACACCCTGATTGAAGCCATGGTTCTGGTGTTCCTGGTGATGCTGCTGTTCTTGCAGAAGATCCGCTACACCCTCATCCCGGCAATCGTCGCCCCCATTGCCTTGGCCGGTACGCTTGTGGTGATGTATGCCGCAGGCTTTTCCATCAACGTTCTGACCATGTTCGGCATGGTGCTGGCCATCGGTATCATCGTGGATGATGCCATCGTTGTGGTCGAGAATGTGGAGCGCATCATGGCGACCGAGGGACTGCCGCCCAAGGAGGCAACCCGCAAGGCCATGAAACAGATCACCAGCGCCGTTATCGGCATCACGCTGGTGCTCACGGCGGTGTTCATTCCCATGGGCATGCAGTCCGGCGCGGTTGGCGAGATCTATCGCCAGTTCACCATGTCGATGGCCGTTTCCATCCTGTTCTCGGCCTTCCTTGCGCTATCCATGACACCGGCCCTTTGCGCCACACTGCTCAAGCCGATCGATCCGGATCATCATGCCTCCAAGGGAGGCTTCTTTGGCTGGTTCAACCGTGGTCTTGATGGCGTGACCAATGTCTATGTGCGCATGGTTGCGGTTTTTGCCCGCAGGATCGCAGTCATGGCGGTGCTGTATCTGGCGATCGTTTCCGGGCTTGGCTACAGCTTCATCAAGCTGCCGACCTCCTTCCTGCCGGTGGAAGATCAGGGATCCTTCATTACCCTCTTCAGTCTGCCTTCGGAAGCAACGCAGGAACGAACCAAAGAAATCGTTTCCATGTATGAAAACCACGCCCATACCCGTCCGGCAACCAAGGACATCTTTGCGGTGGTGGGCTTCAGCTTCAGCGGCATGGGAGCAAACACAGCCCTGTCCTTCACCACCCTGAAAGACTGGTCCGAGCGTGATACTGCGGCATCAGATGAGGCCAATGCAGCCAACAGAACCATGTTCGCAGCACCGGAAGGCCAGATCTACAGCATCTTGCCGCCGTCCATTCCTTCGCTGGGTACGTCATCGGGCTTTGCCATGCGTCTGCAGGATCGTGCCGGTCTTGGCAATGAAGCATTGCTCAATGCACGCAACCAGCTATTGGGAATGGCGTCCCAGAGTCCGTTGCTGACGGGTGTCCGTCCTGATGGTCTGCCGCAAGGCTCCAGCATCAGGCTGGTTATCGACCGTCAGAAGGCAGAATTTCTTGGCGTGCCCTTCTCATCCATCGCCTCGACCCTGTCGTCGGCCATGGGATCGAACTATGTCAATGACTATAGCTATCAGGGCCAGTTGCGCCGTGTGACCGTTCAGGCAGATGCGCCATTCCGCATGCAGATCGAGGATGTGCTCAAACTCAATGTGCCAAGCTCCACCGGAGCCATGGTCGAGCTGTCCGAGGTCGTCAAGCCGGACTGGGAAGAAAGCCCGTTGCAGTTGGTTCGTTATAATGGACTGCCTGCAGAACGCATCAGCGGCAGCGCCGCTCCGGGCGTCTCTGCCGGTGAAGCCATGGCTGAAATGGAACGTCTGGCATCGCAGTTGCCGGAAGGTTTCGGCATCGAGTGGACAGGACAGTCCTTGCAGGAGAAAAACACGAATGCGCAAACGCCAATGCTGTTGGCCTTGTCCATGCTCGTTGTCTTCCTCGTGCTGGCAGCTCTTTATGAAAGCTGGTCAATTCCCTTCTCGGTTCTGCTGGTCATTCCGCTTGGTGTAATCGGGGCCGTTCTGTCGGTCTATGTGCGCGGATTGGAGAATGACGTGTTCTTCAAGGTCGGGCTGATTACGATCATCGGTCTTTCTGCAAAGAACGCCATTCTGATTGTCGAGTTTGCCCGCGCATTGCACGATGAAGGCCACAGCTTGCTTGAGGCGGTGAAGGAAGCCGCCCGGTTGCGTATGCGACCGATCCTGATGACCTCCCTTGCCTTCACATTGGGTGTGGTTCCGCTGATGCTCTCACACGGAGCAAGTGCAGAAACCCAGCACGCAATTGGTACAGGCGTGTTCGGCGGCATGATCACGGCGACATTCCTGGGATTGCTGTTTGTGCCTGCTTTCTTTGTCTTTGTGGTTCGCGTCGCCAACCTGTTCAGAGGCAAAAAGAAAGATGAGGCTGCGTCTGCCTGAAAAGGCAAACTATAGTCAAATTGCAAGGAACAATAACGGGCTTCGCTCATTAAACGAGTGGAGCCCGTTTTTTATCCAGAAGCCCAGTCATATTGCTCGCCCTTTTGAGCAACAATGCTATTGTTTGGTTGATTGCCAGATTCCACTGTGGTTTTCTTTAACTGTTTGAGTAGCCAATTCATTTTGAAAGAGGTTTGTAACCGTGTCTCGCAGCCTGTTCTCTATCGCTTCGCTTCTGCTTGGATCTGCCTTCCTGTTTTTTGCAGGTGGGCTGACTGGAGTGCTGTTGCCTGTCCGGGGCGGTATAGAAGGCTTTTCCAGCTTTAACCTTGGCTTGCTTGGTACGGGATGGGCGGTTGGTTATGTATCCGGTTGTCTGATGGTGCCGCAAATGGTGTCTCGTGCGGGACATATTCGCGCCTTCAGCGTGATGGCGGCCATGGCCTGCATTTCGGTGCTGATGTCCTCTCTCTTCGTCTTCCCATATGCATGGATCATTTTGCGTGCGTTGGCAGGGTTTGCCTTTGCGGGTGCGGCGATGATTGTTGAGGGTTGGCTGGTCGAGCGTTCTGACCCTAACAGTCGGGGCATGATTTTTGGCACCTACACAATGGTCAACCTGTTTTCCAGTACGGCAGGACAGATGGTCATTGCCATCGGTGCACCGGAGACCTTCCAGCTTTTCACGGTGGCTGCCATTTTCTACGTTATTGCCCTTCTACCGACAGCGCTCACCAAATCCCAGGCTCCCGCTCCTCTGGCGCGCGCCCAGCTTGACGTCACTCGGCTTTGGAAAAATTCGCCAGTTGCAGTTGTTGCCGTTTTGCTGACGGGCATTTCCAACGGCAGCTTCGGCACTCTTGTCGCGGTATATGGTCACGACATCGGGCTTACAGTCACAGGAGTGGCCTTCTTCGTCAGTGCTTCGATTCTGGCTGGGGCGGCGGCTCAGATTCCGATCGGTTTTCTTTCTGACCTGATTGATCGACGTATGGTCGTTATCATCATTGCACTGGTCGCCATTGGGTCGGATAGCATGTTCGTAACCCATGCGCCGACAACAACCTCGCTGGCAATTATCTATTCAGCGGTATTCGGAGCGGCGGTCTATTCATTCTACCCGGTCCTCGTGGCTCACGCCAACGACCATGCGGACCCGTCGGAGGGATTGCAAACCAGCAGTGGCTTGCTGTTGCTCATGGGGTGCGGCACGATGATTGGTCCTTTGCTTGGCGGTGTTCTGATGTCCGTGCAGGGACCAAGGGGCCTGTTCGTATCCACGACCATAGCCCACATCGGTATCCTGATTTTCACCATCTGGCGCATGACACAACGCGATGCTGTCGAAAGCACCGACAAAGGCCAGTTTGTGCCCATCTCACCGATGCGAACACGCACGCCGCAAACCATCGTCTTGTCTGACAGTGACATCACAGAAGAAGGCTGGTTTGATGAAGATGACGGCCAATAAAGCGGACACGAGAATTCAGGCTTGCAGATTTTAATCCGCTTGACACAACCAGTGCCAGGAAGCGATGAGGTAAGCCTGTTCGACGATCAATCCTTTGCCGCAGGCACTTCGAGGAAGCGGTAACTCTCGCCTCGAAGGTGAATTGCGGTGAGTGCGTTACCATAGACAGCACCGGTATCGATACCGATACGCCCCGGCCCAATTTCCGGTTTGTTAAACGGTGTATGACCGTGAATGATCAGCCGATCAGACGCAGGTTCTTCAACCAGAAACTGGTCTCGGCTCCACATCAAGTCTCGCACGGTTTGCTCCTGCATCGGTGTGTCATGGCGTAGCCCCGCGTGCACAATGTGGGCTTTCGGCATGGTCAGAGCAGCAGGCAATCCTGCTATAAACGCCATATGCTCGGCAGGTATCCGCTCTGCAAGCCAGCGAAAAAGGGCGCTCTCGGGCAGCCCGGTTCTTCTGAAATCCTCAAGATCGATGCCATATGAGGCGAGCGTTGCCAAACCGCCCCACCCTATCCACGGGCTGGAAAGGCTGGGCTGCATCAAAAATTCGCTATAGGTCAAATCGTGGTTTCCGCAAAGAACGAGACGTTCGACATTTTGCGGCAATGGCGCATGAAGGCAATGATCAATGACACCTTTGGAATCTGGCCCTCTATCTACCAAGTCTCCGACATAGACGATGAGAGCCGGACTGGCACGCTCTTCAACTTCGGCAAAGATCTGCTCTTCGAGCAGGAGCAACAAATCGAGGCAACCATGAATATCGCCGATTGCATATACATCTTCCGGCTGGACATCCAAGACCCAACGCGGACGCCCCCCGGTTCCCTGCATGAGATTTGTGGCGCTTTGCATTATTCCCGAAGACATCAGCTCAACAATTCCATTTTTATCTGGCTCCTAATCGGGCCACTATGCCTTGCTGAATGAAGGGCGTAAAGGCCTTAAAAGTAATGGTCTAAAAATGCGGATCTACCATAGGTTTCCTTACTCGCGCGTCTCCGATTGACATCAAAGCTTCACATAACTGTCATATAGAACGCCTATAGACCCCCATAGATTTTATGACGACTTCTTTCTTCCAGTAAAAGTCCCTTCCCATGACCAATTCCAAAACCTCAGCCCTGTCAATTCATTCTGTTTCAATGAGTTAT
This window of the uncultured Cohaesibacter sp. genome carries:
- a CDS encoding TetR family transcriptional regulator; this translates as MENTMSYLPKEQRRSEIVEAAIDVIQHQGLAAATVRNVAKVTASSPGQIHHHFDSADALRAEAFLCLWDRMKVDLLRQIKTSSPLSLLLASLGGSAGLEVREAFSKLYKDLLDASRMSETMQTVLMKIMETSKLRYVELLKSAQDAGELSKAADVEQLAVTILALSFGFGFMQDIGFSAVEVNLAVKAHIDLVNQAHI
- a CDS encoding fructuronate reductase → MTSEIFDAAKDTVKRPGYDRSRLSVRMCHIGFGAFHRAHQAVYTDQLIGMEKTDWAYREIELMGPTDLLSGLAERGYLYTVVENGAEEQDARIVGSVIDHRHMAEVGPAGIVDAISEDAIELVSITVTEKGYTLAANGGLDFENPMVKADLASPEAPKTVVGTLVAGLAKRKAEGKKPFTILSCDNLPSNGHMTKRAVLDFAKAVDADLAAWIEAEARFPSTMVDRIVPAMTEESHKTLASCVGYADPAGILCEPFRQWVIEDDFVSGRPDWNLAGATFTKNVLPYENMKLRMLNGSHSFLAYLGYLGGYETIADTMGDAAYKKAAHDLMMLEQAPTLEAPEGVDLSEYADALIGRYCNPNIRHRTWQIAMDGSQKLPQRALESIAYHLKAGTPYPRLAMLVAGWMIYVSGTDLNGEPIDVRDPLADKLKDLANGNAVETIVTGLMQRSGVFPAELALSAPLKSEIEKAYKAIREKGVKQAVAELS
- a CDS encoding MFS transporter encodes the protein MSRSLFSIASLLLGSAFLFFAGGLTGVLLPVRGGIEGFSSFNLGLLGTGWAVGYVSGCLMVPQMVSRAGHIRAFSVMAAMACISVLMSSLFVFPYAWIILRALAGFAFAGAAMIVEGWLVERSDPNSRGMIFGTYTMVNLFSSTAGQMVIAIGAPETFQLFTVAAIFYVIALLPTALTKSQAPAPLARAQLDVTRLWKNSPVAVVAVLLTGISNGSFGTLVAVYGHDIGLTVTGVAFFVSASILAGAAAQIPIGFLSDLIDRRMVVIIIALVAIGSDSMFVTHAPTTTSLAIIYSAVFGAAVYSFYPVLVAHANDHADPSEGLQTSSGLLLLMGCGTMIGPLLGGVLMSVQGPRGLFVSTTIAHIGILIFTIWRMTQRDAVESTDKGQFVPISPMRTRTPQTIVLSDSDITEEGWFDEDDGQ
- a CDS encoding efflux RND transporter periplasmic adaptor subunit; amino-acid sequence: MTHSSRKPFLVFAMGLVSGLLFAPVSSMAQGAGRPPAMVTTQEIKPTTVTITDELPGRVSAYRTVDIRPQVGGILEKRLFEQGANVKEGQPLFKIASETYEAQVENAKASLTSAEAALDLANIQLERTKQLFEKKTASQQTYDSAQAEAKSAQASVAAAKATLKAQQINLDHTTVRSPITGRIGASLVSEGTLVSASQSQALATVQQIDKVYVDLRRSALDLKKMQKMANLAPDDSAMEILDADGEAYQQRGKPLFTDLTVDEATGDVTVRVLVDNPDQEMLPGMYVRALVPVKTVENALLVPQQAIIREATGGARVVVVDGEGKANFKEVVLGDLVKRSYIIAEGLEPNANVIIRGQTRVSQDGTPVHATPAEQPKQ
- a CDS encoding metallophosphoesterase family protein encodes the protein MSSGIMQSATNLMQGTGGRPRWVLDVQPEDVYAIGDIHGCLDLLLLLEEQIFAEVEERASPALIVYVGDLVDRGPDSKGVIDHCLHAPLPQNVERLVLCGNHDLTYSEFLMQPSLSSPWIGWGGLATLASYGIDLEDFRRTGLPESALFRWLAERIPAEHMAFIAGLPAALTMPKAHIVHAGLRHDTPMQEQTVRDLMWSRDQFLVEEPASDRLIIHGHTPFNKPEIGPGRIGIDTGAVYGNALTAIHLRGESYRFLEVPAAKD
- a CDS encoding histidine phosphatase family protein — protein: MIRHGQTTANRDAIVAGATDVPLSELGREQAAKLSHLSWEQKTVLFVSPKTRAQDTCKLAFPGRSYEIHDDLRERNWGEYEGHLVKDLPSRYAEPKDGDKWEELLLRVHKAISECCAKVDDDCLPVFVCHAGVIRATMVLSGFSDDAPSAPNATPLFFHWTGLAHELTPRR
- a CDS encoding multidrug efflux RND transporter permease subunit translates to MPSFFIDRPVFAWVIAIFIVLGGLLTLSMLPVTRYPDIAPPSVSIRATYPGASPEVVNDSVVSIIEPELSGVKHLLYFESTANSSGSATITATFESGTDPELAQVDVQNKIKSIEPRLPDSVQQTGLTIESSSSSFLMVVALTSPDGTLSALDLGDFMERNLVQPLNRVAGVGRVQSFVSKKAMRIWVDPHKLLSYSLSVSDVTSAISAQNVQISPGRVGAEPTVEGQRVGIPLTVEGQLSTPEEFENIVLQSDQDGSKLTLGDVARVEVGAETYAFVSRINGAPSAAAAIQLAPGANAMRVSQAVKDRMTDLASSMPKGMEWSVPYDTSPFVAVSIEKVVHTLIEAMVLVFLVMLLFLQKIRYTLIPAIVAPIALAGTLVVMYAAGFSINVLTMFGMVLAIGIIVDDAIVVVENVERIMATEGLPPKEATRKAMKQITSAVIGITLVLTAVFIPMGMQSGAVGEIYRQFTMSMAVSILFSAFLALSMTPALCATLLKPIDPDHHASKGGFFGWFNRGLDGVTNVYVRMVAVFARRIAVMAVLYLAIVSGLGYSFIKLPTSFLPVEDQGSFITLFSLPSEATQERTKEIVSMYENHAHTRPATKDIFAVVGFSFSGMGANTALSFTTLKDWSERDTAASDEANAANRTMFAAPEGQIYSILPPSIPSLGTSSGFAMRLQDRAGLGNEALLNARNQLLGMASQSPLLTGVRPDGLPQGSSIRLVIDRQKAEFLGVPFSSIASTLSSAMGSNYVNDYSYQGQLRRVTVQADAPFRMQIEDVLKLNVPSSTGAMVELSEVVKPDWEESPLQLVRYNGLPAERISGSAAPGVSAGEAMAEMERLASQLPEGFGIEWTGQSLQEKNTNAQTPMLLALSMLVVFLVLAALYESWSIPFSVLLVIPLGVIGAVLSVYVRGLENDVFFKVGLITIIGLSAKNAILIVEFARALHDEGHSLLEAVKEAARLRMRPILMTSLAFTLGVVPLMLSHGASAETQHAIGTGVFGGMITATFLGLLFVPAFFVFVVRVANLFRGKKKDEAASA